One region of Aminobacterium colombiense DSM 12261 genomic DNA includes:
- a CDS encoding arsenite methyltransferase — protein sequence MTDKKKHKAKSADEIRSKIRERYGAIAQSETSCCGQGASCCSPSSQPDISQVLGYSDAELSSTAKGANMGLGCGNPLGIASLKPGDIVLDLGSGGGFDCFLAAQAVGKDGFVIGVDMTPNMIDKARSIAEKENYSNVEFRLGEIEHLPVADASVDIVISNCVINLSFHKQQVFLEIYRVLRKEGRVAIADIVALQNLPDEIRTNQNAYSGCVAGAALVKEVEEMLKNAGFKDIIITVKEESREYIKDWFPGSGVENFVRSAYVEAKK from the coding sequence ATGACTGATAAGAAAAAACATAAAGCAAAAAGCGCTGATGAAATTCGAAGTAAAATACGGGAGCGATATGGAGCTATTGCGCAATCCGAGACATCGTGTTGCGGCCAGGGTGCTTCATGCTGTTCACCCTCCTCCCAACCTGACATTTCACAAGTATTGGGATATTCTGATGCAGAACTTTCCTCCACAGCAAAGGGGGCAAATATGGGGCTTGGTTGCGGGAATCCTCTAGGAATTGCAAGCCTTAAGCCTGGAGACATCGTTTTAGACCTGGGAAGCGGAGGAGGTTTTGACTGTTTTCTTGCAGCACAGGCTGTTGGAAAGGATGGTTTTGTTATAGGAGTCGACATGACTCCCAACATGATTGACAAAGCACGCTCCATAGCGGAAAAAGAAAACTATTCCAATGTGGAGTTCAGACTCGGGGAAATAGAACATCTTCCTGTAGCAGATGCCTCTGTGGATATTGTTATATCAAATTGCGTTATCAATCTTTCTTTTCATAAGCAGCAGGTTTTTTTGGAAATATACAGGGTGCTTCGCAAGGAAGGGCGAGTCGCTATTGCTGATATAGTAGCTTTACAGAATCTTCCGGACGAAATTCGAACAAATCAGAACGCTTATAGCGGGTGTGTTGCAGGAGCGGCCCTTGTTAAAGAAGTAGAAGAAATGTTAAAAAATGCTGGTTTCAAAGATATTATAATTACAGTAAAAGAAGAAAGCCGTGAATATATAAAAGACTGGTTTCCTGGGAGTGGCGTTGAAAATTTTGTGCGATCCGCATATGTCGAAGCTAAAAAGTAG
- the mscL gene encoding large-conductance mechanosensitive channel protein MscL, with product MSIIKEFKEFAVKGNALDMAVGIIIGGAFGGVVSSLVKDVIMPPIGLALGNVDFKDLYLVLKEGATPKPYVSLTQAQEAGAVTLNLGVFLNTVISFLIVAFAVFILVKNINRLRKPPEPAPKAPVKICPYCLTEIPEKAVRCPACTSTLEAS from the coding sequence ATGTCAATAATAAAAGAGTTTAAAGAGTTTGCTGTGAAGGGGAATGCCCTGGACATGGCTGTGGGTATCATTATAGGCGGCGCATTTGGGGGAGTCGTTTCGTCTCTTGTAAAGGATGTTATTATGCCGCCTATTGGCTTAGCCCTGGGAAACGTGGATTTTAAAGATCTCTATCTGGTGCTTAAGGAAGGTGCCACTCCCAAACCTTATGTTTCTTTAACCCAGGCCCAGGAAGCGGGTGCGGTCACACTGAATTTGGGGGTGTTTTTAAATACGGTGATCAGCTTTCTCATTGTAGCTTTTGCTGTTTTTATTCTTGTTAAAAATATAAACCGGCTGCGCAAGCCACCAGAACCTGCTCCCAAAGCTCCCGTTAAGATTTGCCCATATTGCTTAACGGAGATTCCAGAAAAAGCCGTCAGATGTCCAGCCTGCACATCTACCCTCGAAGCCAGCTAA
- a CDS encoding cold-shock protein, giving the protein MSQGTVKWFNATKGYGFITSDEGKDVFVHFSSIQGDGFKTLDEGQRVTFEVTAGAKGDQAANVVKL; this is encoded by the coding sequence TTGAGTCAGGGAACAGTCAAATGGTTTAATGCGACAAAGGGCTATGGATTTATCACCAGCGACGAAGGTAAAGACGTGTTCGTTCACTTCAGCTCTATTCAGGGTGATGGCTTTAAAACTCTTGATGAGGGTCAGAGAGTTACATTTGAAGTGACAGCTGGCGCTAAAGGTGACCAGGCAGCAAACGTAGTCAAGCTTTAA
- a CDS encoding transposase, translated as MARPLRIEFPGALYHVTSRGNARQNIFKDDLDRRQFLKIYARNYSRLGWRCYAYCLMSNHYHFVIETPLPNLSAGMRDLNGNYTRFFNTRHERVGHLFQGRYKAFLVDRDEYLLEAVRYVELNPVRAEIVASPEKWNWSSYRSTVGIANSPVWLHSQEVLQHFNGSASQAKMEYSSFISEGIPHCDSIYDLVKKNLYLGNDSFVGNIEKAIRDQKTLSSEIPREQHPESKPHKSLSYYEKAYTDQREGMARAYESGDFTISEIARFYQVHYSTVSRVVKKFRKE; from the coding sequence ATGGCAAGACCACTCCGAATTGAGTTCCCAGGAGCTCTTTACCATGTCACTTCCCGAGGAAACGCCCGGCAGAATATATTTAAAGACGATCTGGATCGTCGCCAGTTCCTAAAAATTTACGCCCGGAACTACAGTCGGCTTGGGTGGAGATGTTACGCCTATTGTCTTATGTCAAACCATTATCATTTTGTCATTGAAACACCCCTGCCTAATTTGTCCGCTGGCATGCGGGATTTGAACGGGAATTATACCCGCTTCTTTAACACGCGTCACGAACGGGTCGGCCATTTATTTCAGGGACGCTATAAAGCTTTTTTAGTCGATCGCGATGAGTATTTACTTGAAGCCGTTCGCTATGTAGAGCTAAACCCCGTTCGGGCGGAAATCGTAGCCAGCCCTGAAAAATGGAACTGGAGTAGCTACCGCAGCACTGTCGGGATAGCGAATTCGCCTGTTTGGCTTCATAGTCAGGAGGTGTTACAGCATTTTAACGGTTCTGCTTCTCAGGCAAAAATGGAGTATTCTAGTTTCATATCTGAGGGAATACCTCATTGTGATTCTATATATGATCTCGTAAAAAAGAACCTCTACTTAGGAAATGACAGCTTTGTGGGAAACATAGAAAAGGCCATTCGAGATCAGAAAACTTTATCCTCCGAGATTCCTCGCGAGCAACATCCAGAGAGCAAACCACATAAAAGTCTTTCTTATTACGAAAAAGCCTACACAGACCAAAGGGAAGGAATGGCAAGAGCTTACGAATCAGGCGACTTTACCATATCCGAAATTGCACGTTTTTATCAGGTTCACTACAGCACCGTAAGCCGCGTTGTCAAAAAATTTCGAAAAGAATAA
- a CDS encoding FCD domain-containing protein, with protein MSNKKIECLVLSFFSMNDSPQGAGAIRVFLDKKGFQLGEATVGRILRKLDDGGLLNKIGFQGRILSDKGKEYLKYLLSLQEKKESLRDFSQFLFTEEGTYVRDILVARRALESEAAALAAENATLEDLQEIEKILCEMEKLLASNKSMAVTDVKFHDAIARASKNRIIETALRVIRHGGQDSSIVERLRNQAGSTIGSDHKAIYRAIKNKEKEEARQLMTEHLNNILKDLSFVEKTTQESNESVCI; from the coding sequence ATGAGCAATAAAAAAATTGAATGTCTAGTTCTTTCTTTTTTTTCCATGAACGACAGTCCCCAGGGTGCGGGGGCAATACGTGTTTTTCTGGATAAGAAGGGCTTTCAACTTGGAGAGGCCACTGTTGGACGGATTCTAAGAAAGTTAGACGATGGTGGACTTCTCAACAAGATTGGTTTTCAGGGAAGGATACTCTCCGATAAAGGGAAAGAATACCTTAAGTATCTTCTTTCTTTGCAAGAGAAAAAAGAATCTTTAAGGGATTTTAGTCAATTTTTATTCACAGAAGAAGGCACGTATGTGCGAGATATTTTGGTTGCGAGACGTGCTTTAGAGTCTGAAGCTGCCGCCCTTGCGGCTGAAAACGCAACTTTGGAAGACTTGCAGGAAATCGAAAAAATCTTATGCGAAATGGAAAAGTTACTTGCTTCTAATAAGAGTATGGCAGTTACTGACGTTAAGTTTCACGACGCCATTGCCAGGGCCTCCAAGAATCGAATTATTGAAACCGCCTTGCGTGTCATTCGGCACGGCGGCCAAGACTCTTCAATTGTTGAGAGGTTGAGAAATCAGGCCGGAAGCACTATTGGGTCAGACCATAAAGCCATATACAGGGCAATAAAAAACAAAGAGAAAGAAGAAGCGCGCCAACTTATGACTGAACATTTGAATAACATCTTAAAAGATTTGTCTTTTGTGGAGAAAACCACACAGGAGTCTAACGAAAGTGTCTGCATTTAA